The following coding sequences lie in one Salmo salar chromosome ssa13, Ssal_v3.1, whole genome shotgun sequence genomic window:
- the trh gene encoding prothyroliberin precursor (The RefSeq protein has 1 substitution compared to this genomic sequence) — MKSACLIILASLVVCNLTLARGQGIPAEEETGDRQTIDDIILQRAESLLLRSILKNIEDEDGANEGLTSQPEWLVKRQHPGKRYQEELEKRQHPGKREEDEDEDYGVVQKRQHPGKREDEFDSFVELQRRQHPGKRLMLEQITENPAFLSELSKRQHPGKRYMMYYSKRQHPGRREVDEESDAGDLKELEKRQHPGKRYLDNTSPDLGANSPCDVLDPGCSKANLLLQLLDNVNKSREEKRQHPGKRSAPVEDLTEQE; from the exons ATGAAGTCCGCCTGCCTGATCATTCTGGCATCTCTAGTGGTCTGCAACCTGACATTGGCTCGAGGACAGGGCATCCCCGCCGAGGAGGAGACGGGGGACCGGCAGACTATAGACGATATCATCCTACAGAGAGCCGAGAGCCTCCTGCTCCGCTCCATTCTCAAAAATATAGAGGATGAGGATGGCGCGAACG AGGGATTGACCTCTCAGCCAGAGTGGCTGGTGAAGCGGCAGCATCCCGGTAAGAGGTACCAGGAGGAGCTGGAAAAAAGGCAACACCCTGGAAAGCGAGAGGAGGACGAGGACGAAGACTATGGTGAGGTTCAGAAAAGACAGCACCCGGGAAAACGCGAAGACGAATTTGACTCTTTTGTGGAGCTGCAGAGAAGACAGCATCCAGGCAAGCGTTTAATGCTGGAGCAGATTACAGAGAACCCCGCATTTCTAAGTGAACTCTCCAAACGTCAGCACCCGGGCAAGCGCTACATGATGTACTACAGCAAGCGCCAGCATCCCGGCAGGCGAGAGGTGGACGAAGAGTCAGACGCAGGGGACCTCAAGGAGTTGGAGAAGCGCCAACACCCCGGCAAACGCTACTTGGATAACACGAGCCCGGATTTGGGCGCAAACAGTCCCTGTGACGTGCTGGACCCTGGCTGCAGTAAGGCCAACCTGTTGCTCCAGCTATTAGACAACGTGAACAAGAGTCGCGAGGAGAAGAGACAGCACCCAGGCAAAAGGTCCGCACCTGTCGAGGATTTGACGGAACAGGAGTAA